One genomic window of Camelina sativa cultivar DH55 chromosome 5, Cs, whole genome shotgun sequence includes the following:
- the LOC104787622 gene encoding eukaryotic translation initiation factor 3 subunit J-like, translating into MDDWEDEQIAPLPAKVELKSKWDDEDVDEDEIKDSWEDDDEPALPPVVKPAPEKAPKKTVEKKGKAVEVPKETPKEESLDPIAEKLRQQRLVEEADYRSTAELFGVKDEGKRKSLDMFIPKSESDFVEYAEMISHKIKPYEKSYHYIALLKAIMRLSLTNMKAADVKDVASSITAITNEKLKAEKEAAAGKKKTGGKKKQLIVDKPNDDLVAGPYDAMDDFDFM; encoded by the exons ATGGATGACTGGG AGGACGAGCAAATTGCACCACTTCCAGCAAAAGTTGAACTTAAAAGTAAATGGGACGATGAAGATGTGGATGAAGATGAGATTAAGGATTCAtgggaggatgatgatgaacctGCTTTG CCGCCTGTTGTAAAGCCTGCTCCTGAGAAGGCTCCTAAGAAAACTGTTGAAAAGAAGGGTAAAGCAGTCGAAGTTCCAAAAGAAACACCAAAGGAAGAATCTCTAGATCCTATAGCTGAGAAACTTCGCCAGCAGAG GCTTGTTGAGGAAGCTGACTATCGGTCAACTGCTGAACTCTTTGGAGTGAAGGATGAAGGAAAAA GAAAAAGCCTTGATATGTTTATCCCAAAGTCTGAAAGCGATTTTGTGGAATATGCTGAAATGATTTCTCATAAAATCAAACCATATGAG AAAAGTTATCACTATATTGCACTACTCAAAGCAATCATGAGACTTTCACTGACCAACATGAAAGCAGCAGATGTTAAAGATGTTGCATCGTCCATTACAGCGATAACAAATGAAAAACTAAAGGCCGAGAAAGAAGCTGCTGCAGGCAAAAAGAAGACTG gtgggaagaagaaacaactgATTGTAGATAAGCCCAATGACGATCTTGTGGCTGGTCCTTATGATGCCATGGACGACTTTGACTTCATGTAG
- the LOC104787623 gene encoding putative F-box/LRR-repeat protein 21 → MSSSFSTPLSILKRPLMKEEPRNWAELPSELMSSILLRLSVAEILDNAQKVCRPWRQVCKDPFMWRKIDMTNHGNHVNLDLPTICRHADDPSQGGLVEINTGTFINDVLLRYITADRKLRNNGKLMCRHAVDRSQGGLVEIYTGNFVDDDLLGYIAHRSRNLRSLGLGMTCQRSTTSTGIVNAVAKLPLLETIEVSARLCLILDLKAIGHACPQLKTLKINNRCYEPVGVRALRHLRNLSKRVNDYPFHMTFVDSD, encoded by the exons ATGTCTTCCTCCTTCTCCACGCCGTTGTCTATTCTCAAGCGTCCGCTGATGAAAGAAGAGCCAAGAAACTGGGCGGAGCTTCCTTCGGAGTTGATGTCATCGATCCTGCTCCGTCTAAGCGTGGCTGAGATACTGGACAACGCTCAGAAAGTGTGCAGACCATGGCGACAGGTCTGTAAAGACCCTTTCATGTGGCGTAAAATCGACATGACAAACCATGGAAACCATGTAAATCTCGACTTACCTACCATTTGCCGTCACGCCGATGATCCCAGCCAGGGTGGTTTGGTCGAAATCAACACTGGGACCTTCATCAACGATGTTCTCCTCCGCTACATCACCGCCGATAG GAAGCTAAGAAACAATGGAAAGCTCATGTGCCGTCACGCCGTTGATCGCAGCCAAGGTGGTTTGGTCGAAATCTACACTGGGAACTTCGTCGACGATGATCTCCTCGGCTACATCGCCCATAG ATCAAGGAATCTGAGAAGTCTTGGACTAGGAATGACCTGTCAACGTAGTACGACAAGCACAGGAATTGTGAACGCAGTGGCAAAACTTCCATTGCTTGAAACCATTGAGGTCTCAGCACGCTTATGTTTAATACTGGATTTGAAAGCTATAGGCCACGCTTGCCCACAGCTAAAGACATTGAAAATAAACAACAGATGTTACGAGCCCGTTGGCGTGCGCGCTCTACGCCACCTCCGGAATCTTAGTAAGAGAGTAAATGATTACCCATTTCATATGACTTTTGTCGATTCTGATTGA